Proteins encoded within one genomic window of Spiroplasma endosymbiont of Agriotes lineatus:
- the ftsH gene encoding ATP-dependent zinc metalloprotease FtsH, whose protein sequence is MQKRKRNLGFIFIILLFALLLGILIWYLLKGGYEYPDFKDLKIWIETGKIKDQNIAAVSWKMGQSLGNYTLFGTFKLGNGQRYQFQMVLVDSMWKTVNDLLNGEKVSNIFKGKLPTIYNPNESSLWTELLRMLPFLLLIGASVFLTLRMMRSPGDCGGMNPFSMGKNKARQTESKVRFTDVAGINEEKQELVEIVDYLKNPTRYAQMGARTPKGVLLEGPPGTGKTLLAKAVAGEANVPFFSISGSEFEEMFVGVGASRVRELFNNAKKSSPCIIFIDEIDAVGRKRSLSMGPGAGEQTLNQLLVEMDGFETNAGVIIIAATNRVDVLDPALLRPGRFDRTIQLSLPDIREREAILRLHARNKNLSPKIAFNRISDRTPGFSGAQLENVLNEATLLAVRKRKTVIDLADIDEAIDRVVGGPAKTSRTITENDKQIVSCHEAGHALIGLKLRHASKVQKVTIIPRGNAGGYTIMTPKEESFLHSRDNLLATITGYLGGRASEELIFGAEKITTGAHDDLEKATNIARRMVVEFGMSDLGLRQFESAKDGYMGVNSANKFSDDIAQKIDAEINKFLDECYLEAKKVIKEHRNILDLIAESLRVLETITAEQIEYIDENEKLPPDVLVAKKTQEEFREKELRGDIIEAKPKGRNSDILSSDIKSSDKKASGIIRKSWE, encoded by the coding sequence GTGCAAAAGCGTAAAAGAAATTTAGGTTTTATTTTTATTATTTTACTGTTCGCATTATTATTAGGAATTCTAATATGATACCTTTTAAAAGGTGGTTATGAGTATCCTGATTTTAAGGATCTTAAAATTTGAATTGAAACAGGTAAAATTAAAGACCAAAATATTGCTGCTGTTAGTTGAAAAATGGGTCAATCATTAGGAAATTATACATTATTTGGAACTTTTAAGCTAGGTAATGGGCAACGCTATCAATTTCAAATGGTTTTAGTTGATTCAATGTGAAAAACAGTTAATGACTTACTTAATGGTGAAAAAGTAAGTAATATTTTTAAAGGTAAATTACCAACGATATATAATCCTAATGAATCAAGTCTTTGAACTGAATTATTGCGAATGTTACCTTTCTTATTATTAATTGGAGCATCAGTATTTCTTACTTTAAGAATGATGCGTTCTCCAGGTGACTGTGGCGGAATGAATCCGTTTTCAATGGGGAAAAATAAAGCGCGACAAACAGAATCAAAAGTTAGATTTACTGATGTGGCGGGAATAAATGAAGAAAAGCAAGAATTAGTGGAAATTGTTGATTATTTAAAAAATCCGACAAGGTATGCACAAATGGGGGCAAGGACACCCAAAGGGGTTTTGTTAGAGGGTCCTCCGGGGACAGGGAAAACCTTGTTAGCAAAAGCAGTAGCTGGTGAAGCTAATGTTCCTTTCTTTTCAATTTCTGGTTCGGAATTTGAAGAGATGTTTGTTGGTGTTGGTGCATCACGGGTTAGAGAATTATTTAATAATGCGAAAAAAAGTTCGCCGTGTATTATTTTTATTGATGAAATTGATGCTGTGGGAAGAAAACGCTCATTGTCAATGGGGCCAGGAGCTGGTGAACAAACTTTAAACCAATTATTAGTGGAAATGGATGGTTTTGAAACGAATGCTGGTGTTATTATCATTGCGGCAACTAATCGTGTTGATGTTTTAGATCCAGCCCTTTTAAGACCAGGGAGGTTTGATCGTACGATTCAATTATCATTGCCAGATATTCGTGAACGAGAAGCAATTTTGCGATTACATGCTCGTAATAAGAATTTATCACCTAAAATTGCTTTTAATCGGATTTCTGACCGAACTCCAGGGTTTAGCGGTGCGCAATTGGAAAATGTGCTTAATGAAGCAACATTATTAGCGGTGCGAAAGCGAAAAACCGTTATTGATTTAGCCGATATTGATGAGGCTATTGATCGTGTTGTTGGCGGGCCCGCTAAAACTTCAAGAACAATTACGGAAAATGATAAGCAAATAGTTTCTTGTCATGAAGCGGGGCATGCTTTAATTGGTTTAAAATTAAGACATGCATCTAAAGTTCAAAAAGTAACAATTATTCCTCGTGGAAATGCGGGTGGTTATACGATTATGACGCCAAAAGAAGAGAGTTTTTTGCATTCACGCGATAATCTTTTGGCAACTATTACTGGTTATTTAGGTGGAAGAGCATCAGAAGAATTAATTTTTGGTGCTGAAAAAATAACTACAGGGGCGCATGATGATTTAGAAAAGGCAACTAATATTGCACGCCGAATGGTTGTTGAGTTTGGAATGTCTGATTTGGGATTGCGACAGTTTGAAAGTGCTAAAGATGGGTATATGGGCGTTAATAGTGCTAATAAATTTTCTGATGATATTGCTCAAAAAATTGATGCTGAAATTAATAAATTTTTGGATGAATGTTATCTTGAAGCTAAAAAAGTAATTAAGGAACATCGTAATATTTTAGATTTAATTGCCGAATCGTTAAGAGTTTTAGAAACAATTACTGCTGAACAAATTGAATATATTGATGAAAATGAAAAGTTACCACCAGATGTGTTAGTTGCCAAAAAAACTCAAGAAGAATTTCGCGAAAAAGAACTTCGTGGTGATATTATTGAAGCAAAACCCAAGGGGCGAAATTCTGATATTTTATCATCAGATATTAAATCTAGTGATAAAAAAGCCAGTGGTATAATTAGAAAAAGTTGGGAGTAG
- a CDS encoding ABC transporter ATP-binding protein: MAKKRFSKKSENDKSIISLENNKALSTTIKENLKLQKKMTKACSKRILKGEIISTLGYKPDLKKFIIELHNVEKSYLMGEIEYKVLKGIDLKISRAEFVVILGPSGSGKTTLLNIISGLDKASTGDVFVDGHNLTLLKNRHLTDFRCNYVGFVFQNYNLLDTLSAKENAEVGENLAKNKKRVMTLEEIFASIGMSAEMDKKPSQLSGGQQQRVSIARAIAKNPSILFCDEPTGALDEEMGRKVLEILLDINKKEKTTIVTVTHNPNIAQLADIVIHVRNGIIDKLKVNKDPKKPKDIKWA; encoded by the coding sequence ATGGCAAAAAAGCGATTTTCAAAAAAATCTGAAAATGATAAGAGTATTATTTCATTAGAAAATAATAAAGCACTTTCAACGACGATTAAAGAAAATTTAAAGTTACAAAAGAAAATGACTAAGGCTTGTTCCAAAAGAATTTTAAAAGGTGAAATTATTTCTACCTTAGGTTATAAACCTGATTTAAAGAAATTTATTATTGAATTGCATAATGTAGAAAAATCTTATTTAATGGGAGAGATTGAATATAAAGTTTTAAAAGGGATTGATTTAAAAATTAGTCGTGCTGAATTTGTTGTTATTTTAGGACCTAGCGGTAGTGGAAAAACAACATTATTAAATATTATTTCTGGTTTGGATAAAGCTTCAACTGGTGACGTTTTTGTTGATGGTCATAACTTAACATTGTTAAAAAATCGTCATTTAACTGATTTTCGTTGTAATTATGTTGGGTTTGTTTTTCAAAATTATAATTTATTAGATACTTTAAGTGCTAAAGAAAATGCTGAAGTTGGTGAAAACTTAGCTAAGAATAAAAAACGCGTCATGACATTGGAAGAAATTTTTGCATCAATTGGCATGTCAGCAGAAATGGATAAAAAACCTTCACAATTATCTGGAGGGCAACAGCAAAGAGTTTCAATTGCAAGAGCAATCGCCAAAAATCCTTCAATTTTGTTTTGTGATGAACCAACAGGGGCTTTGGATGAAGAAATGGGGCGAAAAGTTTTAGAAATTTTGTTAGATATTAATAAAAAAGAAAAAACAACAATTGTTACTGTTACTCATAATCCTAATATTGCTCAGTTAGCAGATATTGTTATTCATGTGAGAAATGGTATTATTGATAAATTAAAAGTTAATAAAGACCCTAAAAAACCTAAAGATATAAAATGAGCTTAA
- a CDS encoding RNA methyltransferase — protein sequence MKIINSINNFLIKDLVKLKESKYRKEKEQFLIEGFHLIEEAKKQNKLLMILATQDIANKIEDFINIITVNEQIIKKISATVSPQPIIGVCSFLDYSYEVDKNLVVMLDKIQDPTNLGNIVRSCVAFGVQTLYISNDSVDIYNDKVIRTSMGAIFHLNIIKTNLELVIASVKDKGFKVYGTVFKEANNRLRDVNFNNQVALLFGNEGKGINSHLWPLIDDNFYIPTSNGVESLNVANALTISLYEIMNQN from the coding sequence GTGAAAATAATTAATTCAATAAATAATTTCTTAATTAAAGATTTAGTCAAGTTAAAAGAGAGCAAGTATCGTAAAGAAAAGGAACAGTTTCTTATTGAAGGGTTTCACTTAATTGAAGAGGCCAAGAAACAAAATAAGTTATTAATGATTTTAGCAACACAAGATATTGCTAATAAAATTGAAGATTTTATTAATATAATTACTGTTAATGAGCAAATTATTAAAAAAATATCTGCAACTGTTAGTCCTCAACCAATTATTGGTGTTTGTAGTTTTTTAGATTATAGTTATGAAGTTGATAAAAATTTAGTTGTCATGTTAGACAAAATTCAAGATCCAACTAATTTGGGAAATATCGTTCGTAGTTGTGTTGCCTTTGGTGTGCAAACATTATATATTAGTAATGATAGTGTTGATATTTATAATGATAAAGTAATTCGGACCTCAATGGGGGCGATATTTCATCTAAATATTATTAAAACTAATTTGGAACTTGTTATTGCTAGTGTAAAAGATAAAGGTTTTAAAGTTTATGGTACAGTATTTAAAGAAGCTAATAATCGTTTGCGAGATGTAAATTTTAATAATCAAGTGGCATTATTATTTGGTAATGAGGGCAAAGGAATAAATTCTCATTTATGACCATTGATTGATGATAATTTTTATATTCCAACATCAAACGGGGTGGAATCTTTGAATGTCGCTAATGCTTTAACTATTAGTCTTTATGAAATAATGAATCAAAATTAA
- a CDS encoding hemolysin family protein: MEVDDWFIFNMSWQITLSWLVPTIFILLFLSAFFSAMETALTSINIIRIKNLAKTNKRHAKKAKKVYLLVKDYSITITTLLIANNLVNIALATFVTFFFDNQLGLPTHWSLIISTMFSLVIVLLFGEIIPKNIARLIPEKLTISCSWVIVVIRWFFYPLAYMFSKIKLKSEHPSTTERELLELVKTIENEGVLEKQERHLITSAIMFDEKTVKTAMQPRNKTLTINYNSSISDIKTLYRQKKFTRVPVINPNTKVVKGILNVKDIVINNTLGDESLTIPPLLLKPLFLSKNTKLSVALEKMQKNKMHLAIVTSSKTKKDFIGIITMEDLIEELVGEIYDEHDTTGKIYEIGHYKFQVVGTIKLKKLFQTLNESIPVTNAKTLNEWYREISGETKITKKSSEFQYNNYIFRIIKVRNSYASFEIEVLTNNKTENWE; the protein is encoded by the coding sequence GTGGAAGTTGATGATTGGTTCATTTTTAATATGAGTTGACAAATTACATTATCTTGGTTAGTACCAACAATATTTATTTTATTATTTTTAAGTGCTTTTTTTTCAGCAATGGAAACGGCATTGACTTCAATTAATATTATTAGAATTAAAAATTTAGCAAAAACTAATAAAAGGCACGCAAAAAAAGCTAAAAAAGTATATCTTTTAGTTAAAGATTATAGTATTACGATTACAACGCTTTTAATTGCTAATAATTTAGTTAACATTGCTTTAGCGACATTTGTTACTTTCTTTTTTGATAATCAATTGGGTTTACCAACACATTGATCGTTAATAATATCAACAATGTTTTCTTTAGTGATTGTATTGTTATTTGGAGAAATTATTCCTAAAAATATTGCACGATTAATTCCTGAAAAGTTAACTATTAGTTGTTCTTGAGTAATCGTTGTGATAAGGTGGTTTTTTTATCCATTAGCTTATATGTTTTCAAAAATTAAATTAAAATCAGAGCATCCTTCAACAACAGAAAGAGAACTATTAGAACTTGTAAAAACTATTGAAAATGAAGGTGTTTTAGAAAAACAAGAACGCCATTTAATTACTTCAGCAATTATGTTTGATGAAAAAACTGTTAAAACGGCGATGCAACCAAGAAATAAAACATTAACAATTAATTACAATAGCTCTATTAGTGATATTAAGACTTTATATCGGCAAAAGAAGTTTACTAGAGTACCAGTAATAAATCCTAATACTAAAGTTGTTAAGGGAATTCTTAATGTTAAAGATATTGTTATTAATAATACCCTTGGTGATGAATCATTAACGATACCACCGCTTTTATTAAAACCATTATTTTTGTCTAAAAATACCAAATTAAGTGTTGCCTTAGAAAAAATGCAAAAGAATAAGATGCATTTAGCAATTGTAACAAGCAGTAAAACTAAAAAAGATTTTATTGGCATTATTACAATGGAGGATTTAATTGAAGAATTAGTTGGTGAAATTTATGATGAGCATGATACAACAGGAAAAATTTATGAAATTGGGCATTATAAATTTCAAGTAGTAGGAACAATTAAGTTAAAAAAGTTATTTCAAACTTTAAATGAATCAATACCAGTAACAAATGCCAAGACATTAAATGAATGATATCGTGAAATTAGCGGTGAAACAAAAATTACTAAGAAAAGTTCAGAATTTCAATATAATAACTATATTTTCCGAATTATTAAAGTAAGAAATTCTTATGCTTCGTTTGAAATTGAAGTATTAACAAATAATAAAACTGAAAATTGAGAATAA
- a CDS encoding UPF0236 family transposase-like protein, with amino-acid sequence MLEINNNVKTSEKKHWFSLFTIHKNMYINKREQLANEYEKLDEYLYKYHYRLKQGYKVVNFASRTIITIFGEVVFKRRRYKYWNQKSGKFEYVCLLDEEIGLLPKQRIYFDVQFKVLSLLGDGKRDRDILDALNHCYISKTSISNILNKYDTILPNIFNLQKKKLKLELMSKIRIYIFN; translated from the coding sequence ATGTTAGAAATTAATAATAATGTAAAAACCTCAGAAAAAAAGCATTGATTTAGTTTATTTACAATCCATAAAAATATGTACATCAATAAACGTGAACAATTAGCCAACGAATATGAAAAATTAGATGAGTACTTATATAAATATCATTATCGCTTAAAACAAGGTTATAAAGTGGTTAATTTTGCATCAAGAACAATTATTACAATTTTTGGTGAAGTTGTTTTTAAACGACGCCGATATAAATATTGAAATCAAAAATCAGGTAAATTTGAATATGTATGTTTACTAGATGAAGAAATTGGTTTATTGCCAAAACAACGCATTTATTTTGATGTCCAATTTAAAGTTTTAAGTCTTCTAGGTGATGGTAAACGCGATCGCGATATTTTAGATGCTCTAAATCATTGTTATATTTCAAAAACTAGTATTTCAAACATTTTAAATAAATACGATACGATATTGCCGAATATTTTCAACTTGCAGAAAAAGAAACTAAAACTAGAATTGATGTCAAAAATAAGGATTTATATATTCAACTAG